aaattctaaatggactttttttttctttttttttttcatagagGTATTAAAAAGCCACAAGCCCACAACACAAAGATTCAACGAATATGCCCAACAACCGAAACCTTTTTAACTTAAAGTAATCGACCATTGTTTTATAAGGTTCATGTTGAATTTTGATTATCATGTTTTATTTATCAAGTAGTAattgttggaatcctaagtcaCGTAGGACCTTGGAGACCAAGCAATCAATAATATGGCAAGTTGGTCATATTTCCTAATTGTAAACTAATTCTACAAGTTGgtagtatatatatgtatagataccgagatatggtttgtacacacacacacacacaaaacacaatATAGGCTTTGAGCTATTTTCCTAttaatcaaagagatattttgatTATCTGTGTCTTTCAAtctttaattggtatcagagccttgagaTCAATTCTTACGTGTTGACGAGTAAGGTTAACATGGCTGATACAGGGGGCGACGGAGGACCGGTGACTGTGAAAGAAACCGGATCAACTTCTGTTCAGTGTCCCATGTTGAATTCCACGAATTACATGGTCTGGTCACTGAGGATGAAGGTAGTTTTAAGAATTCATAAGGCTTGGAGTGTGATTGACCCTGGAACAGAAGAGAATGAAGAGAAGAACTACCTGGCAATCGGATTGTTGTATCAAGCAGTCCCTGAATCCATGATTATGCAGATCGGAGATGTGGATTCGGCAAAAACTTTATGGGATACGATTAAGGCTCGTCATGTTGGGGCCGACCGTGTAAAGGAAGCGCGCCTGCAAACCCTAACCGTCGAGTTCGATCGACTCAAGATGTTGGAATCGGAGTCAATTGATGAGTACGCCGGAAAATTGTCCAGTATCGCCTCGAAATCAGCAGCCCTCGGAGAAACCATTGATGAATCCAAGTTAGTAAAGAAATTTTTGAAAACTCTTCCCCGATCAAAATTCATCCATATCGTCGCCTCTCTTGAACAAGTATTGGACCTAAAGACGGTGGGATTTGAAGATGTCGTCAGAAGGCTCAAAGCTTACGAAGAGAGAATTAGGGAGGATGAGGTAAGTGATGGAGAACAATCGAAGGTGATGTTTGCGAAGAAGGCGACTGGATCTCAAAGTGGATCGAAGGGAAACTGGAAGGGATCGAGTGGATCTACTGGGCACTATCAGACAAACGGATCAAATGGGTCAAAAGGAAACGGGTCAAACCAATACAAAACCAAAAGGTCCAATAATACGAGCCCAAATTCAAATAAACCCAATAATACTAATGACCCAAACCAAAAAATTAAGAATAAGAAGGATCGTTCAAAAGTTATTTGTTACCGGTGCGATAAGCCGGGTCACTTTGCGTCTCAATGTCCGGACCGAATCAAAAAATTACAAGAAAATAATTTTATTGAATATGACGATACCGACGATGCCGTATTTTTACACGAGACCATATTTTTGAATGAAGAGAAGGTGATACCGTCTCGATACGACTCACAAGAAAACGATGTGTGGTATTTGGATAATGGGGCGAGCAATCACATGACAGGGAACCGGTCATTTTTCTTCGAGCTTGACGAAAGCATAACCGGGAAGGTTAAATTTGGAGATAATTCGTGtgtaaaaatcaagggaaaaggtGCTATACTTTTCCAAGGCAAGAAAAGTCAACAATGGCTGATGACAGAAATTTACTACATTCCGGATCTCAAGAACAACATTATAAGTCTCGGACAAGCAACTGAAGCCGGGTGTGATATTCGAATGAAAGACAACTTTTTAACCATGCACGATGCCGATAATTGCTTATTAATGAAAGTACAAAGAACTTCAAACCgcctttataaaataaaattacagaTTGGAGTTCCTATTTGCCTACATTCAAGACTAAGTGAAGATGCGTGGCGATGGCATGCAAGACTTGGGCACATCAATTTCGAGTCAATGAAAAAGATGTCCAAAAAGGGTTTAGTCAAAGGGTTACCAAAATTAGATCATGAGAATCAATTATGTGAATCATGCTTAGTCGGCAAGCAAACGAGAAAGTCCTTCCCAACCATGACGACATACAAAGCGAAACAACCATTGGAGCTTGTTCACGGAGATTTATGCGGTCCGATCACGCCGGCAACCAAGGGTCAAAATAGGTACATTTTtaaactaattgatgatttttcacgatttATGTGGATTTATCTCATAAAAGAAAAGAGTGAGGCGTTTACACACTTCAAAAAATTCAAAGCTTTGGTGGAAAATGAAATTGGAAAGCCTTTGAAAGTGTTTAGAagtgatcgaggaggtgagtttaCCTCTCTCGAGTTTAATTCTTTTTGTGAGCAAAACGGAGTTAAACGCCATCTCACCGCCCCATACTCTccacaacaaaacggaattgtggAACGAAGAAACCGAACTCTTATGGACATGACACGAAGTATAATGAAGGCAATGCATGTTCCAAACTACTTATGGGGAGAAGCGGTAAATCACTCAACAAATCTAATCAATCGAGTTTACACAAGAGTCCTTGGTGATACAACTCCATACGAAAAATTGTATAAAAGAAAACCGAATTTAGAAAATGTTCGTATATTTGGGTGTCTAGCACATGCAAAAGTTGAACCGGTTAATCAAAAGAAGTTGGATGCAAGATCAAGACCACTAGTACATGTTGGTTCCGAACCGGGTACGAAAGCCTACCGGTTATTTAACTCGGTAACACAAAAAATAATCGTGAGTCGAGATGTTATTTTTGATGAAACCAAAGGGTGGGATTGGATTAAAGAAGCAGGAATCAACAATGAAGAACCGGGTTCATTtataataccatgggactatccaAGAGAAGATGTGAACAACAACCAAGGAAACGATGTAAACAATGATCCAATTGAATCGGATCAAGAGATTGGAGACGGAGCGGATGTACAAGATAATGAACCACTAAATCCGGTAAATAATAATGATCAACAAGGAGCTGCAAACCAAAGACCTTCAAGAGCAAGAGTACCCCCAAGACGATTCCAAGATTATGAGCTTGATCTTGACAATCTCGAAGAACTCCTTCTAACAACCAATGACGAGCCGGTATCGGTTAAAGAAGCGAAGAAAGAACCAGAATGGGTCAAGGCCATGGATGCGGAAATCAAGTcgataaacaaaaataatacttgGACTCTTGTAAACAAACCTATGGGGGTGAAACCAATTGGACTCAAGTGGGTGTTCAAATTAAAGAAAAATGCAGATGGCACCATTAATAAATACAAGGCAAGGTTGGTCGCTAAAGGTTACGTGCAACAACCCGGTATTGATTTTCAGGAAGTGTTTGCCCCGGTAGCTCGAATTGAAACTATTCGATTTCTTATAGCCTTAGTAGCTACTCATGGGTGGGAGCTTCACCACTTAGATGTAAAAATAGCATTCTTACATGGAGAATTAAAAGAAACTGTTTATGTGTCACAACCAGAAGGCTATATAAAGAAGGACAACGAGCATAAAGTATATCGCCTTACAAAAGCACTATATGGTCTAAGACAAGCACCTCGAGCATGGAACACGAAGCTTGATGGGATTTTGAAGAATATGAAATTTCAAAAGTGCATGAAAGGACCATCGGTGTACCGGAAATGTGAAGGATCTAACTTACTAATTTTagcaatttatgttgatgacttaTTTGTCACAAGTACAAACTTGAGCATGATCAAGAGGTTCAAATTAGAGATGTCCAAGAACTTTGAGATGTCGGATCTTGGAAGATTAACTTATTACCTTGGCATTGAAGTTAAGCAAGAAGAATCGGGGATTACTATAAACCAAGAAGCATATGCTAAACGCATTTTAAAAGAAGTCGGTTTATATGATTGCAATCCGACCCACATACTGATGGAACCGGGAAATAAATTGTCAAAGGCCGAAGATGAACCCGAAATCGACCCAACACAATATCGAAAAATGGTAGGATGCCTTAGATACCTCTTGCAAACAAGACCCGATATGGCATATGCGGTTGGAGTTGTTAGTCGATATATGCAAAGTCCAAGAGAATCACATGGTGGTGCAATCAAACACATTCTAAGGTACTTACGAGGAACAACTGGATACAGAATTAAGTACGAAAGAATGGGACAAAAGCGACTTATTGGTTATAGTGATAGTAGTCATAATGTTGACCCGGATGACGGAAGAAGCACGACCGGTCACATTTTCTACTATGGGTCATCACCAATTACATGGTGTTCACAAAAGCAAGACACCGTTGCTTTATCATCTTGTGAGGCTGAGTTCATGGCAGCCACAGCAAGTGCATGTCAAGCAATATGGCTTCAAGATTTGCTTGGGGAAATAATGAACAAAGCACAAGAAAAAGTTATTCTTAGAGTTGATAACAAGTCGGCTATCGAACTAACTAAGAATCCCGTTTTTCATGGAAGGAGTAAGCACATTCACACGAGGTTTCACTTCATTCGTAATTGTGTCGAAAGGGACCAAATGGAGGTGGAATACATTCCCGGTGAAGAACAAAGGGCGGATATTCTTACGAAACCATTAGCTCGAACCAAGTTCAAGGAAATGCGGAGCTTGATCGGGGTTGAAGAACTCTCTAGAAGGACTTAGAGATTCGGGGGTgattgttggaatcctaagtcaCGTAGGACCTTGGAGACCAAGCAATCAATAATATGGCAAGTTGGTCATATTTCCTAATTGTAAACTAATTCTACAAGTTGgtagtatatatatgtatagataccgagatatggtttgtacacacacacacaaaacacaatATAGGTTTTGAGCTATTTTCCTAttaatcaaagagatattttgatTATCTGTGTCTTTCAATCTTTAGTATTTTGTTTTATAAGGttcatttattatgttttttttaagtagtgtcttttttttttaattttattataattacaattccccTTTAAAAGTACACACGTTAAATAAAATGtattaaattgaaaaaaaaaaagaacacaaacaaatgaaACAATACACGATTGAAtactattttaattaattttaaagcCCACATCCATTGTATTATACAAATTATAAATGTATTATACAAATTATAACAAGGCTTTAAGTTTTGATATTTGTCATCATTCCATACAATATCCAAGATTATAAATGACCAAGATGTAAATAATCATATCAACCCCAAACCATGATACCATTAGTTAAGAAAATTATAAAATTACCCTATTTTTGGAATAATTTGTAGTTTTATAGATGACACAAGTTAAAAGAGTTGGCAACATTGTATGATTCTCGAACAATTTAGTTTTAAGAACCCAACAAAAATATCGTGGACAATTGATGCGTTTTTATGGGTATTCACACAGTTGATaaagtaaaaatatataaattttaaaaataaaaaaaaaattgtttgtccAATAAAATAATAGTATTTGATAACTTTCGAAAAAATGAAGAATgatgaaaatgtaatttttgttaATTAGATCAAGTAAGTATTTAATAAATATGGAATGTGATGATTTTTAGGCAATTGGATAAAAATTGTAAATGATTTGCtataaaacaataaacaacaaaattcaaaaatatataagagctcttttacaaaaaaaaaaaaaaaaaaaaaaaaaaaaaaaaaaaaaaaagagttaatATATAATCTTAAAAAATCTAATATATATAAAGatgcttttatatatttaatCCTAAAGTAGAAAGTAAATATATATAATGTCTAATTAAAGAGGCTAACATAATCAAACTCAATTATATATTTCTTATTTCACTCTATCACATGAACACAAAACGGAAAACCTTATTATTCTTCAAAATCTTGCCAAATATATGAATCCAAGCTCAGGACCGGCTCAAAACACATTTTGCCCCGGACAACAACAAAGTATATGAGCCTCTAAAattatcaaaattcattttatgtcGGGTTTATAGTTGACGATATTCACCCAAAGACctaatattataatataataataatataattcaaaattattatAATCAATGTGGTGATTAGATAATATCATCCCATTcaatttaaatataaacaaaaattattTTTGTTAGTAAGGCTCAATaattaagttaataatatttcgGTGGTTTATGTTGAGTTGTTGACAAACTGCTATAGATAATAATAGAACTAAATATCTAATACTTAATTTAAATAAACAATACCCTAACATTGCAACTAAATTAAAATAGATTATCTTTAGTGGGGTTGAACCGGCATTTAACTAATAAGTATTGCACACTAACCAAATTTACTACATTTGTATGTTAACTTCGCCATTTATGTAATTATTAAGATAATTGTCtaatttgatttggaaaaatgtttatgccttgtcaAAGTTGAACCCAGATTCCCAAACAAATAGTAAGATCACAACTTACAATCCGATGTCCATTACTTATAAAGTATGTGATTTTAAAAAGGTTTGTAGGTTAGTTTGAAgccaaaaagaaaaataaaataaattggatTTTAGATCACACTTGTGCTTGTTGCTCAACCCTTATGACTTCACTTTCAACATTTGCTTCAGGATCATCCATGCATTCATCGATTTTCTTATAAATCAACTCACAAGAAGCATCAGACAAAGAAACGACATAAACAAATTCAATTTTTTATACATTGATCATGAAAATCATCATTTCCTTGAATCAAAAAGTTGTAAAGTAAAGGGCTGAATACAAGAAATAGCAATATTTTTCATATATGTCATTTGCTTATTATAAAATCCCACTTTCATTTGATCTTGTTACAACATTACTTTCTTTAGAGAGTATACGGGTCTCAACTTCTATAACATCCACTTCTACATGATTTTGTTGATTCAACATTTCAAGTTGGTGAATTGCTTATGCAATCTACATGTACATGTACAAAAGGATTCACAATTCAAaaacaattaatataaaaaaGTGGTTAATGGACCTTACTTTCAATTATAAATCATCGAGTTTGCCACTCTTCTTTATGGGGAAAAAAAAGAACGAAATTAAGGAAACCATAGTCTGAGTATTATATCTCATATTATATGACAATTTTATTAAGAATCAACCATTCAAGTGATCTACAAGCCAATAAATCATTAGGATGATGCATTTGCTAATAAGTCATGACCTTTTTCGGTAGAAAATAGCCAATTTCGAATTGCATGAAAATAGCCAATTCCACTCCTCAATGGTTTGCaatattctttttttctttttcaaaggaTTTGAATCATTTTCTTACTTTCTTTGTAAAAATTTAAAAGACTATGACCCCGTTTGATACGCATCTTTCCaggtccaaacagatctttctggctgaatggaccggaaagactatttgatttgcacaaaagaaGAGGTTtttcccggtaagatatgtctttcccagaaagcctcaaaatcatatctttctgatTGAATGGGCTAGAAAGACAATTATACACCAAATCTcgtctctttctttctttattagaatattaatttttttaaataacttcgttttaaatttattttttattgaattattactttttttcatcattcagcacaatcaatcagatgtacaatcaaacatcaTGGTTTCTTTCTCAgtcagaaaacttttccaaacagCACTTTAccagacagaaactatcaaacgggacctatGTCTTTGTTTGTTTCTAAGCTGCTATGGATGGAAGATTTTCCAAAACGTAACATCCTAATAAAAAAATGAGAATGTATTGTTATAATTTGGCAAATTCCTCAATGTACTATGCTATAACTGTTTCAATACACGAAATAGTAACATATTTTCATTCAAACTCACATATGTTGAACATTTACAATTAGTTAAGAATCTCGGTTAAAAAAAGATTTAATCAAATATCAAGACGATAAAAAGATTTAATCAAATATCAAGATGATGAAAACAAATTGCACTGAACAATGTTACATGTTTAGGCATCAACAAAACTTACGAACATTATTAGGCTCTAAGGAGGCTATTAACATCATGTTATTTAGTGTTTTCATCTACAAAAGATAATTATTTAGTTACTTTTTTATAGGGAATTTAGATTTAGATGTTAATCCCTTGCATTCAAAATTAGTAGACACATAATTATACTATCATGTATTTTTTGTAAGTAAATTTATTAAGGAGCAAAGCAACTACGTCCTCAAAACCACTTGTTTaaaaaagggataatgacttgaaagggtaacggaTTTTCGTTTTtcttcacatttagtcactaaactttttttcgttatctatttgccattgaactattgaaactgttcacattttacccttatgaccggctgttaccggtcataagggtaaaatgtgaacagtttcaatagtttagtggtaaatagataacgaaaaaaagtttagtgactaaatgtgaacaaaatcgaaagttcgtttctctctaaaaagttcaatgactaaatgtaaacaaacttcctattgtactatgttttagcaaattatttatttttgtttaactgtAACAACATTTGTtcatgaagaaatctatgaaataaaaaaacaaaatgtaacatccggatttccaggtatcataatttaagtatttttcttttgagttaagaagagagactcaacgatttgacgcctcaactcgtcgagtaaggtcgcgactgatgactcggattaatgaatggactcgacgagtccacgctgttggcaaaaaccctaaatctttgggcccgagccatatttaaaggcacttatggccttcaattgtgactacctttcccataagtgagaaccttaacgagcttgagtgtgtagagtgagaggaagagctatcttgagctttttggtgtgattttgcaagaaaggagaAGAGTTCAAGCAAGAGGGACCAAGGAAGGTTACTGTTCTAAGTTATTCAAGCAAGAAGCTTCATTCTGAGGTACAAAAATGAACCTCTTTCCTTCCCTATTGTGTAGATTCCATTTTGGGGTTAGGGCGTGAATCACTTCATCTTTGGGGTTTTGAATGCCTCAAACCCTTCTTGCAAGTTTGTGTTATAGATCTGGATccttctaggtccagagagccgagaatatgaagctttagtagagtaaaccttggggtttgaagttaggaagcatttatgggatttttatggtatatatagttactttcatcttacacatacatatgaagtattttatataaattacgtgttatgtgtgcatattatttgaatacttgttgtctatgttggatgaacgattttatacatgttttaaaagatttaaacggtatatttattttatatctacaaatatgttgcggaTGAAACACCAGCAGACCCATaaatggcgaccacggactattctagacaacctagtggaaacaccagcagacccataacctgtaggtgatgaattacgagttcaggcgatgttgtaactacgtattaatgcgatgatactctaaccccttactatgaattacgagttcagacgatgctgtaactacgtattcatggaaTGTCACAaattccgcatgtcaaaccaatggtcataactcacatcagtgagaatggttcattttttttgtaaaacataaatcatattggaaattttgattttttattttggaaaatgtcaaaccattggttttttatttcagtttcaattttttgtttttttaaatatattttcaagggtttttttattatttcatagatttcttcatcaacaaatgttgctaaaatttaacaaaaataaataatttgctaaaacataatacaatagaaagtttgttcacatttagtcattgaattttttagagggaaacgaactttcgattttgttcatatttagtcactaaactttttttggttatctatttgtcactaaactattgaaactgttcacattttactcttatgaccggtaacagccggtcataagggtaaaatgtgaacagtttcaatagttcaatggcaaatagataacaaaaaaaaaaaattagtgactaaatgtgaaaaaagtcgaaagttcgttaccatttcaagtcattatccctttaaaAAAATGACATAAAGATATATTGTATTTAcaccaaaaacaaaatattaaattcCACATATCCTACTACCCAATTGACAAAAGCCAAAATCAagaatgaaaaaataaataaataaataataaaaaattaaaaaacaaacaaaggcGTTGATGGACTTCAAGTCGCCGGAAACTTCCATACCCATTAAGAAAGACGAAATCGATGATGAAGAAAAACGATTTCATTTTCAGATCTCACCAAAAACATTAAACTTGCTCGAGTTCAAATCACCAGATGAAGAATCGAAATCAAGAATGGAAAAACGAACAGTTTCTGATCCAAGATCACCGGAAATTTTAAACCTGTTTGTCGCCATCTTCAAGCATGAACAACAGTCAAACTAGTTCAATCaaaattttatgtttataaaGAATGTATTTGATTAAGCGGAAAActtcaaagatttagggttttttgaAATCTGATATCAAAATTCAATTGTTAAATCCATATACAACTTCCGATAATTCTTCTCTCGATCAATCAAATATAAACATTTGAACTAAAAACTCTCTATACGCATGAAAGAGCAAAGAACAGTCGGTTGTCTTTACGAAAAGACCAGACCTGAATCTTTGAATGTCGCTTCATTTCCTTCTCGTTCTCTTTCACAAACTCATTCCAGTTAGTCTTCAACACATAACTGCGTCTGCCTGTGCTTTTCAATCGCCACATCTTCATCACCATTGGTTTCTGATGCAATCGCAATGTTGGCCCCAATAATCCCACCTCAAACTCCTTTCCATTCTCCAGATCTTGTTTCTCGTTTTCTGTCAAGAACTCATCCGTTTTCAGTTGTTTCATCGGCATACTCAACCTGTTCTGACTTTCCAAAAGATCGCTTTCATACAATTTTTTGTTGATGACGAGTGTCATATCTTTGCCATTCATGACAGTCGTGATGAAATTCTTCAACCTCCGAGTGCTCACCTTTCGCTTACTGTTCGTTTTTGTCTTCGCAGTGGGAGGCTTCAATGTCTTCTTGGAGTCTTTTTCTTGTTGCTCTGCTAACAACTTCATCTTTTGGTTTACTAATTCCTGGATCTTTTTCAGATAATATTCATCCTCAGCCTCCTTGTTGTATCCCGTAGCAGCGGAATGATCACGCTTTCTCCTTGTTTTTGAATCTTGGGGAGTACTTTTCATTGTTTTTGTAATGAAGAATTAAGAACTTCAGTGGAATTTCTAAAAGAATCGAAGGAAGAACTAAGGAGAATAAGAATGGGGTACTTCTTGATTGTGTGTATGAATAATTACCCTAATTGGGTGCTTATTTGTAGATGAGGAAAGCGGTAGAGTTTGATTTTGAACAAGATACCTAATTTAAAGGGTTAAtatcataaatatattttttttctatattaaactttaaatttatttttttttaaaagatctTGTATTTTTTTAGATTCGATTATTCTAGAAAAACATTGTAAAAGATAAGGGCTTttttagtattttatttttgaaaaaaaaaaactaaatctattttagaagaaaaaaaaaaagacaaagttgAGGGATTTTCGGAAAAAAGTAAAAAATACAAAGTTTTTTTAGGCAAAATATAAAATTGAGGTTTAATCGGAAAAAATATATAAGGTTCTTTAGACTAAAATGCAAAATTGGTCCTGGTGGTTTCACAAAAACAATGAATGAGGTCCAAAAAGTGTTCGACTTGCAATGAAAGtccaaaatgataaaaaaaaaaatatatggttttGGTCCTGATAAAGTTGAAAGGACAATTTTGCCCGTATTATTTCTTTttactttttctttatttattttggtattcaaataattataaaataaaaataagacaaaactacaaaatgaTCCCTATGATATGCATTTTTTAGGTTAACTTCGACTTTTTGGTTTCATAGTCATTTTTGCCTAGTTTTTACGTGGAAATGGTCCATGGACTTAACTCTTGTTAAGTTGTTGTCGTTAACCCCCTTATGTGTCTACCACGTGAGATTATTCTCACAttttagggaccatttttgcaaatggaaaaaaaatatatCCCCCTTATATATCGTTCTCTTCTTCCCCCAACATCTCTTTCCTTCCCAATCTTTTTCTTGACATATTACAATAGTAATGGTGGTTTTATTTTGTGGAAAGCTTGGTGTGGTGAAAACATCATGGACTCCACTGAATCCCGAAAGGAGATTTTTTACTTGCCTTATGAACGCTTTTGTTTGTGGGTTTATCGGGTGGCTTGACTCGCCAATGTGTGCTAGGGTTAAATCCATCATACCTGGTCTCCTAAGAAATTTGAATTCAGTGCAATAAGTTGGTTAGAAGTGTCAACATGCTAAAGGAACAATGCAATGGACTGATAAGTAGGAACAACATCTTGGTGCAAATTGCAATGCATTGAATGGTGAATCTTTGAAGCTAAAAATCTATCTATTTGGAAGTTGGTTTTTGTTTGTGATTGTTATCCTTAGTATTTGGTCTATGTATGGGTTAGGGTTAGACAAATGGGGTAGGGGGTTGTTGATCAAGGGATGAAgggcagtgttctaaaaggcgcgccatggcgggcGCCAAGgcacgccatggcgtgaggcgcagcgtcgccgttacgaaaagcttcataacgttgctgttaggcgtggcgcgtggcaatgcgtgatatggcgtgccatggcgcgttatggcgtgttatggcgcgtgttttttcgtttgagacacatttttttgctcttttttataccttttctaatcggacatacaagtattgtgttttttattaacactctgttattagttgttgatataacacttctaaaaactaggtatatttgatataaatttatatttatgtggtagtacaattataaattaatacaaaatcgtcgccttacatcacgccttgaaaaacgccatggctcgccataactcgttaagcttgaggcttggccttgccgccacgccatgcctcacgccttttagaaccttgaTGAAGGGTATAAGTAGAAAAATAGGGTCCTTTTATTGTAAGTTGATTTGatcatgtttgtaatgaattGTGCCGTTAAGGATATATATGGTATGAAAGTATGAAAATGGAATCATTCTTgttagtgatatatatatatgttatgatattgttggattaaggtttctaagttcataactaaattggtataaatttgaaaatagaaacaaagtccttttgggttgccctcataactagaaataattagaaatgatattaggagagaaagagagagagatggagagagagagagagagagagagaaatgatttgttaat
The genomic region above belongs to Lactuca sativa cultivar Salinas chromosome 4, Lsat_Salinas_v11, whole genome shotgun sequence and contains:
- the LOC111896503 gene encoding putative B3 domain-containing protein At3g24850 translates to MKSTPQDSKTRRKRDHSAATGYNKEAEDEYYLKKIQELVNQKMKLLAEQQEKDSKKTLKPPTAKTKTNSKRKVSTRRLKNFITTVMNGKDMTLVINKKLYESDLLESQNRLSMPMKQLKTDEFLTENEKQDLENGKEFEVGLLGPTLRLHQKPMVMKMWRLKSTGRRSYVLKTNWNEFVKENEKEMKRHSKIQVWSFRKDNRLFFALSCV